The following nucleotide sequence is from Armatimonadota bacterium.
ATGGGATGGTGGCTTCCTAGGACCGGGCAACTACCTTTCTCTGCGACTCGACGAATCTGATTCTGGCGCAAAAGATTATAGATTGAGGATTGCTGGTGACAAACCTACCGCTTGCCTATCTACGGAGGAGCCAGATAATACCTGCACAACTGAGCCAGGAAAAATGGGAAGCGTAACTTACACCGGCATTATGGACAGGTTAGCCAAAGAAGAGATTTATACAAACGATGACACTGCTTGGGAAGAATGGACGGCAGATTTTAATCCAGAGACAGGAATGTACCCGAATACTTGGAGAATAGTAATTTTACCAGTATTGCTGGATGTCCCGGGAGTTGACGATATTTCTGGTTCAAAGGAAGTTACAATAGTTGGGTTCATTGGCTTTTTTATTGAAAAAGCAACCAATATAGGGCAGGATAAAGGATTAATTATAGGAAGATTTATTCAGGGAGCAGTTATTGGGGATAAGTTTATTCCACTTTGGACCGGTGGCTCAAGTTTGCCAGGTTCGAATAATTGGACTATGATAAGACTTCGCTTGATATCTTAGGAGGAGGTTAAGCAGGATGAAACAAATGCCTAGAAACAGAGTTCTTGCCGCCGCTCTGTGTCTTGCAGCTGTAGCAGCAATACTTGTATATGCTTATATGAGTAGGCTTTCGGATGAGTCTAGACAGCCGGTGGCAGTTGTGGCAGCAAGCAAAGATATACCCGCAAGAACAATAATCACGCAAGATATGGTAAGAGTGAATGATTTCCCAAGGAAGCTCATTCCGCCAAACGCCGCTGTGAGCATTGATTCGGTAGTTGGCAAAGTTGCATTGCAAACAATTAAAGAAGGAAATCCCATATCAATGAACCAGCTAGCCCCTAGAGGCGCTGCCTTGGGCTTGTCCTATGCTGTTCCGCCGCTAATGCGTGCGGTTACGGTGGCGCTTGACCCTATTATCGGCGTTGCAGGGTTCCTAAAGCCTGGCGATCACGTTGATGTTATAGCGACCTTCGATGTAAACGACGGAACGATTACAAAAACTGTACTTCAGGATGTTGAACTGCTGGCAATTGGCTCGCAAGTTGTTGAGGGAGAAATTGACCCGGGAACAGGAAAACCTGCCAAGCCTCAAACTCAACCTAACGCAACGCTTGCTGTAACCCCACAGGATGCGGAAAAATTAATCCTGGCAGAATCAAAGGGCAAGCTGAGGTTAACTCTTCGGTACTATGGCGACCAAGCCAAGGTGATTTCAAAGGGCATTACCAGCAGGCAATTGATAGGTTATGTGCCGCCCGATGTTCCAGAGAAAACATCTAGCACGGTAACGGTGCGCCCTGCGGTTTCTAGGCCATCTCCTCCACCAATAGTTAGGGAGAGCCCGCCAATTTATAGTATTCCGCCACTGCCCACAACGCAGACTACGGTGCAAGAAGAGCCCGGCAAGAAAGTTCAGGTTGTCCGCGGCACGAAGATTGAGGAGGTTGTGGTCAGCGAATAAAAGATAAGACAGGAAGTCTTTCAAATAAATTCCTAGCAAAGGAGGTCAGGGGGGAGTAAAAACATTGCACACGAAGAACCCCTTTCAAAAATGAGAGCCAAAATAAGCTTTGTATTCATTTTAGCAATTACGGTTTTTCTAGCGAATCCATTAGCCGCCGCAAAAGCGGCTGATAAGGCTAGCGGTGAGAAGGCACTTCAGGTTGGTGAAAGCATTATCATTGAATGCAAGAATGTTACGCGGGCAGCCGTTGGCGACCCCGTAATAGCAGATGTTGTGCCTTTGTCTTCAAAAGAAGTATTAGTCAATGCTAAATCACCAGGCAAAACCGTCGTCTACATATGGGATGACAATGGCAGGCGTGTGTTCAAAACCGAAGTCAAGGCAGCCGAATTAAATATGGAAAAGCTTGTGGAAGCTATAACAAATGAACTTAACGATTCAAGGATTACTGTTCGAGCGGTTGGAAGCACAATTATGCTTGAGGGTGTGGTTTCCAGAAAAGCTGAATCTGACCGGGCGGAAAGAATAGCAACCGCAGTAGCAGAAATGGCCGCTTTCCGTGGTGTTTATACGCCTGAACCAACGGGGCAGACAAAATCGGTAGCAAGGACCGAAGGCGATGTGATTCGTATTGAAAGCGTTAAGACCGATAGAACTACGCCTATTACTGCAGAGGTTGATCTTAGATGTCCGAAAATAGTAAACCTCATTGAAATTGAAAAACCGATTGATGAAATAAGCGTATCCACGCATGAGGCATGCGAAGCCTTAAGGCAGGCTCTCAACGGAACAAACCTAACCGTTCGAGGTCTGCCAGGAAACGTGGTATTGGTCGAGGGGAAGGTTGGCACGCAGGCTGAATTTGACAAGATAAACCTAGTTATATCTGGTTGGAAAAAGCAGAGCAACACAAGTGGACAAGCAGAGGGAGCAAATGAAGAAGTTTCGCTCGTCAATGCTGTAACCATTGATAGTTCGATTGCCCAGCAGGTAATGGTGCGTGCCCAAGTCGTGAGTATAGATAAAGCCGCTCTAAAAGATTTTGGTATTGAGTGGGGCAGAATTGCCTCAACAAGCGAGGGAGGAGCGAGCTTTGGGGAACAACCTTGGCTCATAGGGCAAATTCAAAGCCCTCCTTACGACATTTTTGGCGGCGGCGGTCTATACCGATTGGACCCAATTGGCGCAAGGATAAGGGCTCTAGAACAACAAAACAAGGCAAAGGTGCTTTCGGAGCCCAATCTGCTTGTGGTTGATGGGCAAGAGGCGAAAATTTTAGTAGGCGGAGAAATACCGGTGCCAGTGGTTCAATCAGGCAATATTGGCGCCGCAGTGAGCGTAACTATTGAGTATAAAGAATTTGGCGTGCGCCTGGAAATTCTCCCCACTATCACCAGCAAGGATACAATACAACTTAAGGTTATGCCTGAGGTAAGCTCACTTGATTTTGCAAACGCCGTTGAGTTTAGCGGATTCCGCATTCCAGCGTTGCGCACTCGAAGGGCTGAAACAATAGTAAGCGTTAGAAATGGGCAATCGCTAATACTTGGCGGTCTACTGCAAAATGAGGTGTCAAAGCTAGTTAAGAAGATTCCAGTGCTTGGTGACATACCGATTTTAGGAGAGCTCTTCAAGAACACTTCGTTTACTAAAGGCGAAAGTGAGCTTGTGATAATCGTTACACCGCAGATAGTCAAACCAACAGCAGCAACCGAAAAAGCCCAAGAATAGCAGGTGCTGAAATGCCTGTGCGAGTTTTGGTAGCAGAAGAAAATCAAAGACTGCGCGAACAAATGCGCGACTATCTTAGCAATGAATGTAGCTGCGAGGTAGTTGGTCTTGCGCGCGATGGCCACGAAGCCATCCAGCTTGCTATGCAGCTGCTTCCACATATAATGTTCATTTCGCATGATTTGCCAGGGATAACGGGTCTGCAGACGTGCGAAATAATAAATGCGCTTGCACCAGACATAATGGCTATCATGGTGACCGATACAAAATCAATTGAACGAGTTGAAGCCGCCATGAAAGTTGGGGCAAGGGCAGTTGTAACAAGGCCGCTTAAATCACCGGAAGTAGGCTATTTAATACAAGAACTTGCTGAAGTACGAAATCGCCGTGATTCCGATGATATTCAGGAGTTAAAAGACCCGGCTCGGTTTCCAAAGGTTATAAGCATAACAGGGGCAAAGGGGGGCGTAGGCAAAAGCACGATAGCCGTCAATCTTGCCGTAGCATTAGCAAAACAAGCGCCGAACAAGGTTGTTATTGTAGATATGTATACGCAATTTGGCGATATTGCTACTATGTTCAATGTCACGCCCAAGCATACGATTTCAGACCTTGAGCCAATTTTAAAAGACTTGGACCAGGATTTAATCCGAAACTATGTGTCAGAGCATGAATCTGGTGTTCATGTACTTGTAGCCACAATCAACCCTTTGCCGCTGGATGCTATTAGCGTTGAGTGCTGGGATACACTTATTCACCTTCTCAAACGAACATATCGGTATGTGATAATTGATATGCCGCCGATACTGCATCCGACAACTATTCACGTATTAATGCATTCAAATATTGTGCTCTTAATTGCTAATTTATTTGATTTGACAACAGCAATGGATACGAAAAAGTTTTACGACGCTCTCGACCAAGAGCGAATATCGAAAGAGCACATAAAGGTAGTTTTGAATAGGGTATCGAAGGTAAACAGGCTACATGCAGCTGACCTAGAGCAGATGTTTCCATGCGGTATTTTGGCGCATATACCAAATGAAAGCAAGCTTGTAAACGCCATTAATAAGGGCGTTCCACTGGCAATGACTGACGGTGACTCACCTTATGGGCGAAGTATTGATAGACTAGCCGCTACCATATTAGGCGTAGAAGGTAATCTCCCATTTGCTGTAAATGAAGCCGAAAGATGGAGCCTGCTACCTAAGGCAAGGAAGGGGAGATAATCAGTGGGAGTATTGGGAGCAGGAAAGACGAATTCAGGGTCTGAAAGCGGAAACCTAGAGGGACCACTAAACATTCGCCGTCTTTTAGACCTCAAAGCCAAAATCCATCAAAAAATGATGGATGAAATGGACCCAAAAACGCTTGGAACGCTCGACAGGCTCGCTTTGAGTAGAGAAGTTCATTCTGTAACAGCTGATGTACTTGCAAGCGAGAATTTAGCTTTGCCGGTTCGAGTCCGGGAGCAAATAGTAGCTGATGTAATAAATGAGATTATCGGCTATGGTCCGATACAGCCACTGCTGGATGACCCAACCATAACCGAAATTATGGTCAATGGTCCAAACCAAGTATACGCCGAACGTGGTGGAAAGCTGTTCCTGACGGACAAAATTTTCCGCGATGATCAACACGTAATGCGGATAATTGAAAAAATCGTGATGCCATTAGGGCGGCGAATTGATGAAAGCTCTCCGATGGTTGATGCAAGGCTCCCCGACGGCTCGCGCGTTAATGCAATAATTCCCCCACTGTCAATCAAAGGGCCAACACTTACAATTAGAAAATTCTCACGCGAGCCTTATACTATTGAGGACCTTATTTCATTTGGCACCCTTACAAGGGAAATGGCAGAATTTCTCCGAGCTTGCGTAATAGCGCGCTTGAATATCATTATTTCAGGTGGAACGGGAAGCGGTAAAACAACTACGCTTAATGTCCTTTCGTCGTTTGTCCCCAACGATGAACGCATAGTCACCATAGAAGATGCCGCGGAACTTCAACTTCAGCAAGATCACGTAGTCTCATTGGAAAGTAGGCCTCCCAATCTTGAAGGGAAGGGTGAAATAACAATTAGGCAGCTCGTTAGAAATGCATTGAGAATGAGACCCGACCGCATAATCGTAGGCGAAGTCCGAGGCGGCGAGGCTCTTGACATGCTACAGGCGATGAATACAGGTCATGATGGCTCGCTTAGCACTGCCCACACCAATAGCCCGCGTGATACGCTTTCGCGGCTTGAAACAATGACCCTTATGGCAGGAACAGAACTCCCGTCACGCGCGGTAAGAGAACAAATAGCTGCTGCTCTTCATTTAATTATTCATCAAAACAGATTGAGAGATGGAAGCCGCAAAATAACACACATCACCGAAGTGCAGGGAATGGAAGGGGATGTCATAATCTTGCAAGATTTATTCCTGTTCCAACAGGAAGGTGTGGATGCAAGCGGTAAAGTAATCGGCAGACACGTAGCTACTGGGCTGCGTCCAAAGTTCATGGATAGATTAATTCAACAGGGATTGGAGCTACCGGCAAGTATCTTTAATTTGAGGTGATGTGGAATGCCTCCATTCGTATGGGCTCTTCTAGCATTTGCTGCTACCGCTTTGGTCGTAATCCTTATTGGTTTTGCTGTAACAAGAGAATCTGCAGAAGCTAGAACCAGGTTACGACAGTTAACAACTGGTCCCAAAGAGGAGCGACCGTCTGTAGAATTCAAGGCACCTGCTGAAAAAAGAGACATGCTTCCAACGGTAACGCGCTTCTTAAATGCGCGCAATTTGACTGAGCGCCTTTATGTCGAGCTTGCTGCTGCAGGGTTGCCTTTACGACCGAGCGAATTTGTTGGCATTGTGGCGGCTTCGGTATTAATTTCACAGATTTTAGGCGCAATTGTTGCGAGGAACTTAATTGTTTATTTCGTATTCGCAATTCTGGGAGCAAGTATTCCATTTTTCGTCGTCAAGGTGCTCCAGCAAAAAAGAAGGGCAATGTTTGATAGCCAAATAGTCGATGCACTTGTGCTAATTGCCTCGTCCATTCGCTCAGGTTTTAGTTTTCTAAGGGCTTTGCAAATGGTTGCTCAAGAAATGCCACCTCCAATTTCTACAGAATTTGAGCGAATAATAAGCGAAGTAAATGTTGGCCGCTCAATGGAAGATGCTCTTCGGGGTAGCGTGCAGCGCGTCAAAAGCTATGATTTTGATTTGGTAGTAACTGCCGTATTGATTCACCTTCAAATAGGAGGCAATTTGGCAGATATTCTTGAAACAATTGCTGAGACGATACGCGAGCGCATGCGAATAGCCGGTGAAATAAAGACGCTGACTGCCGAAGGAAGAATCTCTGGAATAGCACTAGTGCTCATACCAATATTTCTCGCGGTTGTTCTAACCTTGATAAACCCATCATATATGCACACATTATTTTATGAGGACATCGGGCGCATTTTATTGGTCGTAGCGGCAGTCTTTCAGCTACTAGGATGGCTTGTTATTAAAAGGTTACTCGTGCTGGAGTATTAGGAATTAAAAGGAGACGTGAAATGCTAATACTCATTTCGGCATTGACTTTTGGAACTGTCGTATTGTTATTCCTCGGGCTCACTATGAAAACTGAGCGCGAAATAATTCAGGACAGAATACGTCAACAACAAGAGGTGGACTCGTCCATATTAAGTTCGATCGAAGCCGAGCTTGAAAGACCAATCAAACAGCGAATAATAGCACCAATACTTATAAAACTTGCCAACTTAGTAAGCAGCTTCACGCCTGCCGGAGCTCTTCGTGCCATTGATGACAAGCTGGAAACAGCAGGTCGTCCATGGTCGCTAAGTGCAAAAGAGTTCGTAGGGCTCAAAGTCCTCTCTGTTGGTGCATCTATTGTCGTTGGCTCGTTATTCTCCAAGTTCATTGATGCTCAGCCGCCAATCAGGATTTTAGCATTCGTTTTGATTGTCTTCATCGGGATAATTCTTCCTGATTACCTGTTACAGAGAGCAATTAATAATAGACAAACCCAGATTAGAAAAGTTCTTGCGGACACACTAGATTTGCTAACCGTGAGCGTCGAGGCTGGCTTAGGTTTAGACGGTGCAATGCAAAAAGTTACTGAGAAATTGCACAATCCGCTTTCCGATGAAATGACTCGTGCCCTTCAGGAAATAAGAATAGGTAAGATGCGGATGGAAGCCCTAAGGGATATGGCTAGGAGAGTAAAAGTTACAGAGCTAAGTTCTTTTGTAACGGCAATTTGTCAAGCTGACCAGTTAGGCGTAAGCATTGCGAAAGTTCTTCGCGTCCAAGGAGATACGCTACGCACCCAGCGAAGTCAGAGAGCAAGAGAAGCCGCAGCAAAGCTGCCAGTCAAGATGCTTTTCCCCTTGGTATTCTTTATTTTTCCCGCGCTATTCGTAGTGGTTGCAGGCCCGGCGTTCATTCAGATATTCCGCCAGCTTGGCGGAGTGATTGGCAGATAGAATGAAACAAAGCACATAAATTGTTGCAGCTGATGCTTAAGCCAACAGCCTATTTCATGTTCGGGAAACCATTATCTTGTAAAGGTCCTTCTCAAATTTTATAAAGCAAGAACTAATTAAAAGAAGGATGTATCAAATTGATACATCCTTTTTTGTTGCTCTTTCGAATGGTTGTTTGTTAGCTATTTACGCCGGCGTAGGATTCTGACGGATGCTAAGGTAGCTATTCCTGAAGCCAAAGTTAATATACTGGCAGGCTCAGGAATAACTGGAGGATTTGTTCCTCCACCCCCGCCACCACCATTGTCTGGAGGATTGTCTGGAGGAATTATTATGCCATTGTCGCCTCCTCCTCCACCGCCACCCATTGCAACTGCGGCGCCTACGACACCCAATGGAATCAGCCAATTCATAGAACTCAGTCTGGAACCAGTTCCAACGGGTGAAGTAGTTGATGGTATCTGAACGCCCGTGTTTGCAGCCACAGTTTCAGCGGGTTTAGCCAACGCTGCACTCTGACCAGCACTTTCAGTCGCAAGCTTTGGAAGCTCTGTTGGCGGTTGCTCGAGAACTTGAACTGCAACCTTATCATTTTTCGCTGCTGAGCTTGCATTTGATGCCTTCAGCCCATCAATTGTCTTCTTTGGAAGTGCGCCTGTTAAAAGTGTGGAAGCAAGTGGATTGCCTGTTCCTATCTCCAAGATTGGTGCACCTGCTTTGTTAGCAAATACCCATGTGCCGGCTTTAAACTCTCGGATTTCGCTTACTATATTATGTGCTTCATCAAGATAATAAACTTGAAGCGACATATCCTCTGGAAGTTTAACAACCGACAGTTCATTCCTGAAGAAGGTAAGCACGCTGGATGGGTCCGTGCGGAAATGCTTGGCATACCGCAGGGCTACAAGTCGGCTATCTTCAACTTGACTAACAAGCTGCTGGATTGTGTCTGAATATTCCAAGAGGAATGCTCCTTGCCCTGCAGGCTTTGCTGCGACGGCTCCGAACAGCGCCACCGTAAGAATTAACGTTAAAAATATGGCCCTTATTCTCATTTCACCACCCATCCTTTCAAAATCAATTAAATCAACCACGGTTTATGACCGTCTAAACTTTGCTTTGTACAGCTTTCAAATATGTCTAGTGCAAGAATTGGGCCAATTTGATAAGTTTTGCGATAAAAAATTGTTTTTGTTGCCCGGTAGTAATTGTGAAGGCCAAGTGTCGCAAACTTGACAAGAGTTTGCAGGGGTGCTAACATCTTGCTGATTTTAAAAAGTTAAAGCATTATTTTCATAAATAGCGAGGCTGAAAGTAGGTTTTGAATTTTCCTTTAAAAAGATGCTACTTGCCGCTTTAGAGGCATTTGACGAGGAATGCAGGAACCAAATTATTACCGTTTGCGTAATTTAGCACAGAGCGCTTGCAGATTTTCTGTATTTAAGATGCTTTATGGCTGCCGGATAGCTAAAGGCGGAGTTTGATATAAGCCATAATGAAAAATGGTGCTGGTATTTTTACCAGGATTTAGCTGTGTGTTGGTGAGTTCCATTCTAAAATTGAAAAATACTCTCACATCGCTTTTTACGAGTGGGAGGTAGTTTTTAATGAGGTTCGCAATGAAAATCAGTTTTTTTGCGCTACTCTTCGTGTCCTTCTTAGTCTCGCAGGTTGGAGTTTCCCTCGCTGCTGAAGCAGTTCCACCGCCAGGGTATGTTCTGGATGTCGAGGATGTTATAGAGATTCAATCAATAGGCGATCCAGCGCTGTCTACAAAACAAATGATTGATCCTGAAGGCAATATTTCTATTCCATTGGTAGAAGAACCAATTCGTGCAAAAGGGCTTACACAGCAACAGCTTTTAAAGGTAATAAAAGAACGTCTCAGTCCATATTTGACTGACCCCAATATTCAGGTTACCATAGTTCAGTTTCATTCGCCTAAAGCATACGTTCTTGGTCAAGTAAACCGCCCTGGTTTGCATGAATTTCGTCCAGGTGATCGCGTATTGGAAATCATTGCCCAAGCAGGTAGCTTTACAGAACAAGCTGATTTAAAAGGGGCAACAATTACTCGAAAAGGTAGCAATGAAGCTCAACCTCTAAATCTTTATGATCTCTTCTATAAAGGCGATATGACTCAGAACTTAGAAATTCAACCAGGAGATGTAATATACATACCGGAAGACACAAAGAATAAATATTTTGTGCTTGGAGAGGTGCTACGGCCTGGTCAATACCGTTGGAAGGAAGGCATGACCGTTATGGATGCAATAGCCAACGCCGCCGGACCAACAGACCGTGGCATATTAAGTAAAACGACAATAATCCGCGGAGATATAAACAATCCCGAGAGAATCGAAGTTAATATGAGCAAAGTTTTGAAGAAAGCTGATTTAAGCCAGACTATAGCACTCAAGCCAGGTGATATAGTTTATGTGCCTGAGACATCTAGACCTGATTGGAACAAAATCTCGGGGGTAGTAAGCGCTGTTGTTAATACTACATACTTATTTAAGATACTCGGATTCTAACAAGCCCCATTTGGAGGTGTTATATCTAATTGGAACTTTGGCGGTATTATAGGATACTTCGCAAGAGAAAGTGGCTAATTGTTACCACTACCCTGGTTTGCGTATTAATTGTCGGTCTAAGCATTCTTTTTACGAAAACCAGATGGGAAGCTTATACGACGGTTATGGAGCGGCGCCCCGAGCAGGCGGAAGTAACAATCTACCAACCGCCGTATATATATAACATGGAAGTCCAAATCAGGATAGCAAACCTGGCATATATAGCAGGAAGCCAAACAGTACTTGACCGAACTGCACAAACACTCTATGAACTTGGCATAACATCAACGCCGGAAGAAATCCTGAGAACCGTAGTAGTCGAGCCTGTAAAGAACACTGAGATTCTTCTTATTAAAGTAAACTCAACAAGCCAGGCGGAGGCAAAAGCAACAGCTGATACTTTGGCAGCCGAATTTAAACGTTTTTATAACGAGCTGCAACGTGGCGAAACTACAAAAAGCAGACAGTTTATCGAACAAAGACTGCCTATTGCAAGGCAGGAAATGCTAGAGGCGCAAGCTGCCGTAAGAGATTTTAAAGAAAAAAATAAGGTTGTTTCTCTTCCGGAACAAAGCACCTTGCTAATGCAGCGCTTGGAAAGCATACAAAATCAAGCGGCATCAGCGAGAATAAAAGCCGATGAAGCAAAAAGCCAGATGGAAATCTTAAGACAACAACTGGCAAAAGAACCAATTATGAGAAAAGCCAGCGAAGTAATAATGGAAAATCCAATCTGGCAAGAACTCCAGAGTTCGCGTATCAAATTAGAACTTGATATCCAACGGATGCGCGAAATTGGCGGAAAAACAGATGCCCATCCGGAAATGAAGCCGCTACTGGCTCAGTTAAAAAAGATTGACGAGCAAATTGAAGACCTAAAAAAGAAAGAACAAGAGCGAATAATTTCAAGTCTTTCGACAGCTTCAAACCCAATTTATGACTCGATTCTTTCTAACTTTTTAGAATCGCAAGCAACCTATGTAGCCGCACAATCTCAATATATAGCAGCTAAACAATTAATAGACGAGCTAACCCCTGAACTAGAAACACTTCCTGAAAAAGAGATGAGGTTAGCTCAGCTTACTCTTGACCAAAAGAATGCCGAGGAGACATACTCTCTCTTAAAATCAAAACTCGATGAGGCAAGAATCAAAGAGCGTGAAGCACAAAACGCTAGTTCTATCCAGCAGATTGACCCCGCTATTGTGCGAAGACTTGAAATGCGGAGAGGCTTGAAGCTGATGTTGGCTATTATCTTTGGGCCACTTCTTGGGGCGGGGCTTGCGTTCTTGTTCCATTATCTAGATAACACCATTAAGACCCCAGAGGAAGCAGAGGCTTTGCTGGGTGTGCCGGTATTCGCGGTAGTACCACTATCAGACCAAAAAGCTTTAATGGGCGATACGCAACTACCAGTAATAGAGGCCTCTTATCAAATATTATCGACAAACCTGTGGTTTGCAAATCAAGAAGCCAGAACACCTGCGATTCTGATTGCAAGCGCGGAGCCCGGTGTAGGTAGATCTACTACAGTTGCAAATCTTGGGCGAACCCTTGCAAGAAATGGCGCTAGAACGATAATAGTTGACAGCGATTTTAGGCGGCCTTCGTTGCATTTATTATTTGGAGTTCAGAATGAAAAAGGGCTTAGCAATATCCTTGCCGGACAACTTGGAATAGCAGATGCCGTTGTGCCAGTTGGGGAAGATGGATTGCTATTAATTCCATCCGGCCCAATCCCTAGCAACCCAGTTCGATTGTTCCGGTCGCCAGAAATGAAGAAATTTGTAGAGGATATTAGCAAGCTAGCCGATTTTGTATTGTTTGATAGCCCTTCGGGTGTCGCCTTTGCAGACAGCACACTGCTTGCGGCAATCATAAAAAACGTAATCATCGTGCACTCAGCGGGTCGTGTGCCTCGCGGAGCAGAGGCTGAGTTCCGAAGCAGGCTTGAGCAAATCAGCGCAAACACTATTGGTGCAGTTTTGAACAGAGTGAGGCCAGAGGACAGCCATGGCTATTACCACTACAGGCGCTCATATGAGGACTTCATAATAAAGGACGGCAAAGTTAAAGAGCCAATGGAGTCTAAAATACTTGGCGCAATACCGGAGAAGACAAAAGAGCAAGACGAAAGTGAAGTAGATTAATAATAAGGTTGGTCCTGATGAATACAGGCAGCTTAGATAAAAGTGGACACCATGCGGCTGTAGGAGACAAAGAGCTGACGCAAAAAAAGAACTCATTAGAAGAACCTTTAGAAATACAGTCTCCGCTTTCGCCATTGGGACAAATAATCAAGCGCTGTCTAGACGTTGTAATTTCCCTTATAATGCTAATTATCTTGGCTCCGTTAATGTTGCTTGTTGCATTGGCAATTAAACTGGAATCGGAAGGACCGATAATCTACAAGCAGACTAGGGTAGGAAAAAACGGGCGGGAATTTACTTTTTACAAGTTTCGCTCAATGTTCCGAGATGCTGACAAAAGGCTTGCTGAACTTAGACATCTAAATGAAGCGGATGGGCCGATATTTAAGATAAAGAATGATCCAAGGATAACTAAGGTTGGCCGCATTATACGCAAGACTAGTATTGATGAGTTACCACAGCTAATTAATGTTTTAAAAGGCGATATGAGCTTAGTAGGCCCTCGCCCACCACTGCCAGTTGAGGTAGCACAATATACTGCTCGCGATCGCCAGCGTCTGAATGTTATCCCAGGCATTACATGCCTGTGGCAAATATCCGGCAGAAGCAACATAGGCTTTGACCGATGGGTTGAGCTTGATCTCGAATACATTCGTAATCAGTCTTTATGGCTTGACCTAAAAATTCTTTTGTTGACAATACCCGCTGTTATTAAAGGTACGGGTGCACATTGACCTGATGACAAAAGTTACGGTATTGGTTACTGGGGGGGCCGGGTTCATAGGCTCCCATATTGCTGATAGGCTTGTTTCAGAAGGTTATCGGGTGGTAATCGTTGACGATCTCTCGAGTGGAACGCTAAAAAACGTAAATCCAAGGGCATTGTTTTATCAGGTTGACTTGCGTGATTACAAGGCAATAGAAGAGGTTTTCGACAAAGAGAAACCAACAATAGTTAATCACCATGCGGCTCAGGTGGATGTCACTAAATCTGTGAGCGATCCAGCAACCGACGCACATATTAATATAATTGGAGGTATAAACCTCCTTAAA
It contains:
- a CDS encoding pilus assembly protein N-terminal domain-containing protein — protein: MRAKISFVFILAITVFLANPLAAAKAADKASGEKALQVGESIIIECKNVTRAAVGDPVIADVVPLSSKEVLVNAKSPGKTVVYIWDDNGRRVFKTEVKAAELNMEKLVEAITNELNDSRITVRAVGSTIMLEGVVSRKAESDRAERIATAVAEMAAFRGVYTPEPTGQTKSVARTEGDVIRIESVKTDRTTPITAEVDLRCPKIVNLIEIEKPIDEISVSTHEACEALRQALNGTNLTVRGLPGNVVLVEGKVGTQAEFDKINLVISGWKKQSNTSGQAEGANEEVSLVNAVTIDSSIAQQVMVRAQVVSIDKAALKDFGIEWGRIASTSEGGASFGEQPWLIGQIQSPPYDIFGGGGLYRLDPIGARIRALEQQNKAKVLSEPNLLVVDGQEAKILVGGEIPVPVVQSGNIGAAVSVTIEYKEFGVRLEILPTITSKDTIQLKVMPEVSSLDFANAVEFSGFRIPALRTRRAETIVSVRNGQSLILGGLLQNEVSKLVKKIPVLGDIPILGELFKNTSFTKGESELVIIVTPQIVKPTAATEKAQE
- the cpaB gene encoding Flp pilus assembly protein CpaB — protein: MPRNRVLAAALCLAAVAAILVYAYMSRLSDESRQPVAVVAASKDIPARTIITQDMVRVNDFPRKLIPPNAAVSIDSVVGKVALQTIKEGNPISMNQLAPRGAALGLSYAVPPLMRAVTVALDPIIGVAGFLKPGDHVDVIATFDVNDGTITKTVLQDVELLAIGSQVVEGEIDPGTGKPAKPQTQPNATLAVTPQDAEKLILAESKGKLRLTLRYYGDQAKVISKGITSRQLIGYVPPDVPEKTSSTVTVRPAVSRPSPPPIVRESPPIYSIPPLPTTQTTVQEEPGKKVQVVRGTKIEEVVVSE
- a CDS encoding type II secretion system F family protein; amino-acid sequence: MPPFVWALLAFAATALVVILIGFAVTRESAEARTRLRQLTTGPKEERPSVEFKAPAEKRDMLPTVTRFLNARNLTERLYVELAAAGLPLRPSEFVGIVAASVLISQILGAIVARNLIVYFVFAILGASIPFFVVKVLQQKRRAMFDSQIVDALVLIASSIRSGFSFLRALQMVAQEMPPPISTEFERIISEVNVGRSMEDALRGSVQRVKSYDFDLVVTAVLIHLQIGGNLADILETIAETIRERMRIAGEIKTLTAEGRISGIALVLIPIFLAVVLTLINPSYMHTLFYEDIGRILLVVAAVFQLLGWLVIKRLLVLEY
- a CDS encoding CpaF family protein, with the translated sequence MGVLGAGKTNSGSESGNLEGPLNIRRLLDLKAKIHQKMMDEMDPKTLGTLDRLALSREVHSVTADVLASENLALPVRVREQIVADVINEIIGYGPIQPLLDDPTITEIMVNGPNQVYAERGGKLFLTDKIFRDDQHVMRIIEKIVMPLGRRIDESSPMVDARLPDGSRVNAIIPPLSIKGPTLTIRKFSREPYTIEDLISFGTLTREMAEFLRACVIARLNIIISGGTGSGKTTTLNVLSSFVPNDERIVTIEDAAELQLQQDHVVSLESRPPNLEGKGEITIRQLVRNALRMRPDRIIVGEVRGGEALDMLQAMNTGHDGSLSTAHTNSPRDTLSRLETMTLMAGTELPSRAVREQIAAALHLIIHQNRLRDGSRKITHITEVQGMEGDVIILQDLFLFQQEGVDASGKVIGRHVATGLRPKFMDRLIQQGLELPASIFNLR
- a CDS encoding AAA family ATPase, encoding MPVRVLVAEENQRLREQMRDYLSNECSCEVVGLARDGHEAIQLAMQLLPHIMFISHDLPGITGLQTCEIINALAPDIMAIMVTDTKSIERVEAAMKVGARAVVTRPLKSPEVGYLIQELAEVRNRRDSDDIQELKDPARFPKVISITGAKGGVGKSTIAVNLAVALAKQAPNKVVIVDMYTQFGDIATMFNVTPKHTISDLEPILKDLDQDLIRNYVSEHESGVHVLVATINPLPLDAISVECWDTLIHLLKRTYRYVIIDMPPILHPTTIHVLMHSNIVLLIANLFDLTTAMDTKKFYDALDQERISKEHIKVVLNRVSKVNRLHAADLEQMFPCGILAHIPNESKLVNAINKGVPLAMTDGDSPYGRSIDRLAATILGVEGNLPFAVNEAERWSLLPKARKGR